A genome region from Planifilum fulgidum includes the following:
- the ftsE gene encoding cell division ATP-binding protein FtsE, translating to MIEMHDVWKVYPNGVEALRGIDVRIEQGEFCYVVGPSGAGKSTFIKLMYREEKPSSGVILINGVNVKRVRDWKIPYLRRKIGVVFQDFKLLPHLTAYENVAFAMEAIEAPRRKIRSRVEEVLELVGLADRMDALPSQLSGGEQQRVSIARAIVNNPGFLIADEPTGNLDPENSWDIMYLLEEINARGTTVVMATHNKEIVNTIRKRVIAIENGVIVRDEEQGEYGYED from the coding sequence GTGATCGAAATGCACGATGTCTGGAAGGTATATCCCAACGGTGTGGAGGCGCTTCGGGGAATCGACGTGCGGATTGAACAGGGAGAGTTCTGTTATGTGGTCGGTCCCAGCGGCGCCGGAAAAAGCACCTTCATCAAGCTGATGTACCGCGAAGAAAAACCTTCCAGCGGCGTCATCCTGATCAACGGGGTGAATGTCAAACGGGTGCGGGATTGGAAGATTCCCTATCTGCGCCGGAAGATCGGGGTGGTTTTCCAGGACTTCAAACTGCTTCCCCACTTGACAGCCTACGAAAACGTCGCCTTCGCCATGGAAGCCATCGAAGCTCCGCGCCGCAAGATCCGCAGCCGGGTCGAAGAGGTCTTGGAGCTGGTGGGATTGGCGGATCGGATGGATGCACTTCCCTCCCAGCTGTCGGGGGGAGAACAGCAGCGGGTCTCCATCGCCAGGGCGATCGTCAACAATCCGGGCTTTTTGATCGCGGACGAGCCCACCGGAAACCTCGATCCGGAAAACTCCTGGGACATCATGTACCTGCTGGAGGAGATCAACGCCCGGGGAACCACTGTCGTGATGGCGACCCACAACAAGGAGATCGTCAACACGATCCGCAAGCGGGTCATCGCCATCGAGAAC